The following coding sequences are from one Rattus norvegicus strain BN/NHsdMcwi chromosome 11, GRCr8, whole genome shotgun sequence window:
- the Krtap15-1 gene encoding keratin-associated protein 15-1 — translation MSYACNSGNFSSQSFGGFLRQPVSTYNSFYPIGNVVYSPKNFQQGSAFYNGQQETFNEPLEGHLPCVGTASFQTSCFRPKQYFSSPCHGGFTGSLGYGNSGFGSFGFGSCGIRSQGFGCNFHRPGYFSSKSVQSSYYQPGYTSGFCGSNF, via the coding sequence ATGTCTTACGCCTGCAACTCTGGAAACTTCTCCTCACAGTCTTTTGGAGGCTTCTTGAGGCAGCCAGTCTCTACCTACAACTCTTTCTACCCCATCGGCAATGTAGTTTATTCTCCAAAGAACTTCCAGCAGGGCTCCGCTTTCTACAATGGACAGCAGGAGACCTTCAACGAGCCACTTGAGGGCCACTTGCCCTGTGTGGGTACTGCATCCTTCCAGACATCCTGTTTCCGCCCCAAGCAATACTTCTCCAGCCCGTGCCACGGAGGATTTACTGGATCTTTGGGATACGGCAATTCTGGCTTTGGATCCTTTGGATTCGGAAGCTGCGGCATTCGCTCTCAGGGCTTTGGATGCAACTTCCACCGCCCAGGATACTTCTCTTCTAAGAGTGTCCAGTCATCTTATTACCAACCAGGCTATACCTCTGGCTTTTGCGGGTCAAATTTCTGA
- the Krtap14 gene encoding keratin-associated protein 14, which yields MSCNNSCSGTFSQSFGVQLQNPISSCGSSYPNNVFYSTDLQTPITHQLGSSLHSGCQETFCEPTGCQTSYVVSRPCQRPFYSQGIRGSFSPCQSTFSGSLGLGSRGFQSFGCGYPTPGFGSHGFQSVGCGTRTFSSLNGGSSFFRPTCFSSKSCQSVSYQPTCGTGFF from the coding sequence ATGTCCTGCAACAACAGCTGTTCTGGAACCTTCTCCCAGTCCTTTGGGGTCCAACTGCAGAATCCGATCTCTTCATGTGGCTCCTCCTACCCCAACAACGTCTTCTACAGCACTGACCTCCAAACTCCCATCACCCACCAACTGGGCTCCTCTCTTCACAGTGGGTGCCAGGAAACCTTCTGTGAGCCCACCGGCTGCCAGACATCCTACGTGGTCTCCAGACCCTGCCAGAGGCCTTTCTACAGTCAGGGGATTCGAGGGTCCTTCAGCCCCTGCCAGTCAACTTTTTCAGGATCTCTGGGACTTGGTTCCAGGGGTTTCCAGTCTTTTGGTTGTGGCTACCCAACCCCAGGATTTGGATCCCATGGTTTCCAGTCAGTGGGATGTGGTACCCGTACTTTCTCCTCCCTAAATGGTGGGTCCAGCTTTTTCCGCCCAACCTGCTTCTCTTCCAAAAGCTGCCAGTCTGTTTCTTACCAGCCAACCTGTGGGACTGGGTTCTTCTGA
- the Krtap13-2l1 gene encoding keratin-associated protein 13-1-like — translation MSCNCHSDNLSTSFRCCLPISDSSCCSSCSSNLVYTTTSCSPSTCELSSSLHSDCQETCIEPSICQRSCVASSPCQMPCYYPRSSTACSPCQGTYDGSMGVGSNSCCSMDYGFRRCYIMGRGSSGFEFLNYGVSGFPLLSYGYRFCYPTHLAASICQPYYETCGNILYGFNG, via the coding sequence ATGAGCTGTAACTGCCACTCAGATAACTTGTCTACCTCCTTTAGGTGCTGCCTGCCCATCTCAGATTCCTCCTGTTGTTCCTCTTGCTCAAGCAACCTGGTCTACACCACTACCAGCTGCTCTCCCAGCACCTGTGAGCTGAGCTCCTCTCTGCACAGTGACTGTCAGGAGACCTGTATTGAGCCCTCCAtctgccagaggtcctgtgtGGCGTCCAGCCCCTGCCAGATGCCCTGCTACTACCCCAGGAGCTCCACAGCCTGCAGTCCCTGCCAGGGGACATATGACGGCTCTATGGGCGTTGGGTCCAACAGCTGCTGCTCCATGGATTATGGATTTAGAAGATGCTACATCATGGGCCGTGGATCCAGTGGCTTTGAATTTCTGAATTATGGAGTCTCTGGCTTCCCTTTACTGAGTTATGGGTACAGATTCTGCTACCCAACCCACCTGGCTGCTAGTATCTGCCAACCATACTATGAAACCTGTGGTAATATTCTCTATGGATTCAATGGCTAA
- the LOC103693537 gene encoding keratin-associated protein 13-1-like: protein MTCNCCSRIVSPSFRCCCPPQDPAVALPAPATWSIALPTALPSICQLDPSLHGGCQETCIEPTSCSPSTCQLSSSVHIGCQETCVEPSTCQPSVVVSSPCQMPCYYPRSSIPCSPCQGTYAGSLDFGSSSYCSLGYRSKICFPGRCGSSGFRFLYNEVPDFPSLSCINTLCYPVYLLFSAYPPSFCVPTCGLCLSGTSC from the coding sequence ATGACCTGTAACTGCTGCTCTAGAATTGTTTCTCCCTCCTTTAGGTGCTGCTGCCCACCTCAGGATCCAGCTGTGGCTCTTCCTGCCCCAGCTACCTGGTCTATAGCACTACCAACTGCTCTGCCCAGCATCTGCCAGCTGGACCCCTCTCTGCATGGTGGCTGCCAGGAGACCTGCATTGAGCCCACCAGCTGCTCTCCCAGTACCTGTCAGCTGAGCTCCTCTGTGCACATTGGCTGTCAGGAGACCTGCGTTGAGCCCTCCACCTGCCAGCCGTCCGTTGTGGTGTCCAGCCCCTGCCAGATGCCCTGCTACTACCCCAGGAGCTCCATACCCTGCAGTCCCTGCCAGGGGACATATGCTGGCTCTCTGGACTTTGGGTCCAGCAGCTACTGTTCCCTAGGCTATAGATCTAAAATCTGCTTCCCAGGGAGATGTGGCTCCAGTGGCTTCAGGTTTCTGTATAATGAAGTCCCTGATTTCCCTTCTTTGAGTTGTATAAACACACTGTGCTACCCAGTCTACTTGCTTTTCAGTGCCTACCCACCTTCATTTTGTGTTCCAACATGCGGGCTATGTCTCTCTGGAACCAGCTGTTAA